DNA sequence from the Pedobacter sp. W3I1 genome:
AAAATCCTTACAATTTGGATATTTACCTGAATGGCTTGCTTACTGTTTAATACACTCGAAAGCATTAATATGCCATGCTCGGTAAAAACATTTGGTAAATAGGTTCTTCCTCCTCTTCCCTTTTTTGAGGTCACAAATTGTGACCTCAAAGATTCCCATCCCTCACTAGTTAGTTGGAACATGAAATCATTTGGGAAACGTTCTATGTTTCTGCGGATGCTTTGATTTAAAACTTTAGTTTCTACACCATAAAGCTCAGCTAAATCACTATCTAGCATGACTTTTAGGCCTCTTAACTCGTAAATTTTATTAACTACAATATTATCAGGGATGATAGGAAGCATTTGTTTCGCCGTCATATCATTTTGGATTTAAGTTGAAGATAAAAAAATAGATTCTTTAAACCAAAATCGAATCAATAATTTTCTTAATCTTTTCTTCCCGCGCTTTATAATTTCCGCTGATCTGAATATAGGCAATTCCACGTTTTTCTAGTTCACCTTTAAAAAGGCTGAACATTTCTAAACGTTTGTCTCCAAAATCGCGGAGGTGATCGGCTACCCATTCTACATCAATATCAATAGCAAATATAGATCATAACAGATTTCGTTTTCCAGGTCATTCAGGATCTGTGGAACTTCATTCAGGTAATATTGCGAATAAATCTTTGTAGTAATCAGATCGGTATCACAAAAAACAACCTTATTGGCGCTAATGGTTTTTTCTTTTACCCTTTCGGTTTGTGCTGTCCCGATTTCGATGATGTCATCAATTGTGATATCGTTCGAGCTGATTAATTCGCGCGCAACTTCAGGAGCAAAGGTAGTTTGATAGTGCAAAGCCATTTTTTCGGCCATAGTCGATTTTCCTGTGCTTTCTGGTCCATAGAAACATATTTTCTTTACAAAATATGGGCGCACTTCTTTCGGGATAAATTCCCAGTATTGGAATGGCTTAGTTCTGATTAAGGTAGCAGAAACGGGGATAAATTTTCTTGGTTCATCAAACAAAATATGTTCAGCATCTAAATTGAAAGCAAAAGGCTCCCCATAAAATTCTGAACTAAAAAGAATGTCGATCTTAGAGTAAACCTCCCGCATTTTAATCGCCCAAATATTTGTACGCTCGTTTAAAGGAAGGCTTTCGTCATCAAAATCGTCAGTAATAATGGCGGGTTTGATATTCGGCTGGTTCTTAAATATTTCCTTGATCCATTTGAAACGCACAGCCGGATCAATCTCATCGGCAGGAGTAAAACTCATCGAAACAATCAATTCATCGCAATGTGAAGCAGCGAAATTAATAATGCAATATGCCCGTTATGAATGGGCATAAATTTGCCAATCACTAAACCCCTTTTCATGCCGTTTTAGGGTAGCTTCTGTATTCTTTTATCCAATGCCACAATGCAAAAGCAGCAATAATGGTGAAGATGAAATATTCTACCCCCATAAACTTGATGCCTTTTAAAAAGTACAGGTAAGTGGCTACAATATCGATAATCAGCCAGATAATCCAACATTCTACTCTTTTCTGGATCATCAGGAAAGTGGTAATCACACTCATTACAAAAATAAATGAATCAATAAAAGGATAAGCGCTAGGTAAATTAAATAATAGTGGCAGCCAGTTGTGTAACTGACTGGCCAAAGTACCCATTAATAATGTGCCAATGATGCCAATGGCC
Encoded proteins:
- a CDS encoding ORF6N domain-containing protein, with protein sequence MTAKQMLPIIPDNIVVNKIYELRGLKVMLDSDLAELYGVETKVLNQSIRRNIERFPNDFMFQLTSEGWESLRSQFVTSKKGRGGRTYLPNVFTEHGILMLSSVLNSKQAIQVNIQIVRIFSRIRQFIVDNGELKLEIEEIKKTLNNHDKNIELVFTYLDRLIDKKIGPRKRIGYMPDDL
- a CDS encoding AAA family ATPase, whose translation is MSFTPADEIDPAVRFKWIKEIFKNQPNIKPAIITDDFDDESLPLNERTNIWAIKMREVYSKIDILFSSEFYGEPFAFNLDAEHILFDEPRKFIPVSATLIRTKPFQYWEFIPKEVRPYFVKKICFYGPESTGKSTMAEKMALHYQTTFAPEVARELISSNDITIDDIIEIGTAQTERVKEKTISANKVVFCDTDLITTKIYSQYYLNEVPQILNDLENEICYDLYLLLILM
- the pnuC gene encoding nicotinamide riboside transporter PnuC — translated: MSYLEFFAVITGIISVILSAKASVWSWPAGIVNVFLSAFLYYQSQLYPDMFLMVFFFITNIMGWWRWTNPKPGEEDKNKELKISFMPLKQFLVLLAIGIIGTLLMGTLASQLHNWLPLLFNLPSAYPFIDSFIFVMSVITTFLMIQKRVECWIIWLIIDIVATYLYFLKGIKFMGVEYFIFTIIAAFALWHWIKEYRSYPKTA